One genomic segment of Hevea brasiliensis isolate MT/VB/25A 57/8 chromosome 3, ASM3005281v1, whole genome shotgun sequence includes these proteins:
- the LOC131178678 gene encoding F-box protein CPR1-like, which translates to MSKVPQDIINDILLQLPIKALLRFRCLSKPLCSLINGPNFIQLHLSHSLHTRSNLSLILRDWNLYTVDFDSLDAAASAIGSAESLEHPLHVGGGTEAIGSCNGLVALRNSERDLALYNIATRKLKRVPASEIEPPDRYLKTGYVFYGFGYDSINEDYKLVRMVTFVGDDDRCESFDYDYEVKIYSLKSESWKRIKGLPKYLRFLHKPFFQVLHRRGYGVFASNALHWILPHWPELGVKSSIIAFDIVSEMFREVPQPEYANNRLNFQVDVGVLEGRLCVMCNYEHICVDLWVMREYGIKESWIKLFSFRTTKSISAFMFLRPLAYSKDGDKMLLEVNDQKLVWYDWNRRTVRTLKIRGGPKSFGAEMYVGSLVPLDDGTEEVEKKQALEMEKRKTNTKKMDDFLSVGFKLKL; encoded by the exons ATGTCCAAAGTCCCTCAGGATATCATCAACGACATCCTCCTTCAGCTCCCTATCAAGGCTCTTCTCCGCTTCCGATGCTTATCAAAACCTCTCTGCTCATTAATTAATGGTCCAAATTTCATTCAACTCCATCTCTCCCATTCACTTCATACCAGATCCAATCTCTCTCTCATCCTTCGAGATTGGAATCTTTATACCGTCGATTTTGATTCTCTTGATGCTGCTGCTTCCGCCATTGGCTCCGCGGAATCCCTCGAACACCCTTTACATGTGGGTGGCGGGACTGAAGCCATCGGTTCGTGTAATGGGTTGGTTGCGTTGCGAAATTCTGAGCGAGATCTAGCCTTGTATAACATAGCAACAAGAAAGCTGAAAAGAGTGCCAGCTTCAGAGATTGAGCCGCCCGATAGGTATTTGAAAACTGGGTATGTGTTTTATGGCTTTGGTTATGATTCGATTAATGAAGACTATAAACTAGTTAGAATGGTTACTTTTGTTGGGGATGATGATAGGTGTGAGTCTTTCGATTACGATTATGAGGTGAAGATTTATAGTCTGAAAAGTGAGTCGTGGAAGAGAATAAAGGGCTTGCCTAAATATCTTAGGTTCTTGCATAAACCATTTTTCCAGGTTTTGCATAGGAGAGGATATGGAGTTTTTGCTTCTAATGCTTTGCATTGGATTTTGCCTCACTGGCCGGAATTGGGTGTGAAAAGTTCTATTATTGCTTTTGATATTGTGTCTGAGATGTTCCGTGAAGTGCCCCAGCCTGAATATGCCAATAACAGGTTAAACTTTCAGGTTGATGTTGGGGTCTTGGAGGGGAGGTTGTGTGTGATGTGTAATTATGAACATATTTGTGTTGATTTGTGGGTTATGCGGGAGTATGGAATTAAGGAATCCTGGATTAAGCTGTTTTCATTTCGAACAACTAAATCCATTAGTGCTTTTATGTTTTTGAGGCCTTTGGCTTATTCAAAAGATGGGGATAAGATGCTATTAGAAGTGAATGATCAAAAGCTTGTATGGTATGATTGGAATAGGAGAACTGTTAGGACTTTGAAGATTAGGGGCGGTCCGAAGTCTTTTGGTGCAGAAATGTACGTGGGAAGCCTTGTTCCACTCGATGATGGTACTGAGGAGGTGGAGAAGAAGCAAGCACTGGAGATGGAGAAGAGGAAGACAAATACCAAGAAAAT GGATGATTTCTTATCAGTGGGGTTCAAACTGAAGTTATAA